The Rhodothermus profundi genome includes a window with the following:
- a CDS encoding tetratricopeptide repeat protein, translated as MGKATPGSCWRALLWGALLLPGVLYAQSAAQLVDEGDHWLARGAYQEAEKTYQEALAQDATYLPAYLGMVRLAMARKNWRQASTWARKALRIDSSSLAAHYFLAISERERAQYQTPFQFMHRKTSRKHFEWVLARDSLYRDVLYQYALLYRQDTNYARAITLAEAQVRLRPDLDEAAIGLFRLYHSFLNHTDLEKAGRWLAQHPTGYARFFEAERLRRLGQLQEADRAFRRLQQTDVGWPPQAIALARARIWTALNRPDSVQAIIDRAIHTISSALDARFLFEDFKYIFNLQELATYRHLQAPEAYRTFFQAFWERRDPMPGRPINMRLVAHYRRLLVAERDYVYDGPRLWHSNPDKFGELKLPPTYFLNQEFNDKGLIFIRHGAPDDRIVTVRGEVNPFRSGSLWREREFGMGWVPNESWRYYQPRMDFHFVIDEGATGNNWRLTPVLANAQMIEDREIWGPPYSRIMSTLRTKWEVEAGLRPPQPTTLELFELREALVAQSQAAYTRGLTSDQYRWPANLVVLPLEVLPVAFRGPADSTQVYLYYALPAAPFRKVTGRRSGYTRAEVGFAVHDTAWQPLVTQLQQRTLPILPDPTAALNDFMVVTLQPGTYRLTLHGRSLESERLQGRVQMELTVPDLREPGLQMSDLLPAWRILPASGPSRFVRNGWHLWPNPLRRFSVSQPVHLYFEIYGLTPDAQGRTRYTVEYILRPIKPRKKFFGLFGRDDRPVLRLKSTHEDPHTELSEHAELDVHRVDPGDYVLEVRITDARTGATISRTLALTLTE; from the coding sequence ATGGGAAAGGCTACCCCGGGAAGCTGCTGGAGGGCGCTGCTATGGGGGGCACTGCTTCTGCCGGGAGTCCTCTACGCCCAGTCGGCTGCCCAGCTTGTCGATGAAGGAGACCACTGGCTGGCTCGTGGTGCGTATCAAGAAGCCGAAAAGACCTATCAAGAAGCACTGGCGCAAGACGCCACCTATCTGCCTGCCTATCTGGGCATGGTACGGCTGGCAATGGCGCGCAAAAACTGGCGACAGGCCAGCACGTGGGCCCGCAAGGCGCTCCGCATCGATTCGAGCAGCCTGGCCGCCCATTACTTTCTGGCCATCAGCGAGCGCGAGCGGGCGCAATATCAGACGCCGTTTCAATTTATGCACCGCAAGACGTCCCGCAAGCATTTCGAATGGGTCCTGGCCCGTGATAGCCTGTATCGCGATGTGCTCTACCAGTATGCATTGCTCTACCGCCAGGATACCAACTATGCCCGGGCCATTACGCTCGCGGAGGCGCAGGTGCGGCTGCGCCCGGATCTGGACGAGGCCGCAATAGGGCTCTTTCGACTGTACCACTCTTTCCTTAACCACACCGACCTGGAAAAAGCCGGCCGCTGGCTGGCGCAGCATCCGACAGGCTATGCCCGCTTCTTTGAAGCGGAACGCCTGCGACGGCTCGGGCAGCTCCAGGAAGCCGACCGTGCCTTCCGCAGGCTGCAACAAACGGACGTTGGCTGGCCGCCCCAGGCTATTGCCCTGGCCCGCGCACGGATCTGGACCGCACTCAACCGTCCAGACTCGGTGCAGGCAATCATTGACCGGGCCATTCACACCATCAGCAGCGCCCTGGACGCCCGCTTTCTGTTTGAAGATTTCAAATACATCTTCAACCTGCAGGAGCTGGCCACCTACCGACACCTGCAAGCGCCCGAGGCCTACCGCACGTTTTTTCAGGCCTTCTGGGAGCGACGCGATCCCATGCCCGGCCGCCCCATCAACATGCGACTGGTCGCGCATTACCGGCGGTTGCTGGTAGCCGAACGCGACTACGTCTACGACGGCCCGCGCCTCTGGCACAGCAATCCAGATAAGTTTGGCGAGCTCAAGCTTCCCCCCACATACTTTCTCAATCAGGAATTCAACGACAAGGGTCTGATCTTCATTCGGCATGGCGCTCCGGACGATCGGATTGTGACCGTTCGGGGCGAAGTTAATCCCTTTCGTTCGGGTTCGCTGTGGCGGGAGCGGGAGTTTGGCATGGGCTGGGTGCCGAACGAGTCGTGGCGCTACTACCAGCCGCGCATGGACTTCCACTTCGTGATTGACGAAGGCGCCACCGGCAACAACTGGCGGTTGACCCCTGTGCTGGCCAATGCGCAAATGATCGAAGACCGAGAAATCTGGGGACCGCCGTATTCTCGCATTATGAGCACGCTCCGGACAAAATGGGAAGTCGAAGCCGGGTTGCGTCCGCCTCAGCCTACCACGTTGGAGCTGTTTGAATTGCGCGAAGCCCTGGTGGCGCAAAGCCAGGCAGCTTACACGCGAGGGTTAACTTCGGATCAGTACCGCTGGCCGGCTAACCTGGTTGTGCTTCCGCTGGAAGTGCTCCCGGTAGCCTTTCGGGGCCCTGCCGACAGCACGCAGGTATATCTGTACTATGCCCTGCCGGCTGCCCCTTTCCGAAAAGTTACCGGTCGTCGCAGCGGCTATACGCGAGCTGAAGTCGGCTTTGCCGTCCATGATACGGCCTGGCAACCGCTGGTAACCCAGCTCCAGCAGCGCACCCTGCCTATTTTGCCTGATCCAACGGCTGCCCTTAACGATTTCATGGTAGTAACGCTGCAGCCTGGCACCTACCGTTTGACGCTGCACGGCCGCTCGCTGGAGTCCGAGCGTTTGCAGGGGCGCGTGCAAATGGAGCTGACCGTACCCGACCTGCGCGAACCGGGTCTGCAAATGAGCGACCTGCTTCCTGCCTGGCGTATCCTGCCGGCCTCAGGGCCCAGCCGCTTCGTACGTAATGGCTGGCATCTGTGGCCTAATCCCTTGCGTCGCTTTTCGGTGAGCCAGCCTGTGCATCTGTATTTTGAAATTTACGGGCTCACGCCCGACGCGCAGGGACGCACCCGCTATACTGTCGAGTACATCCTGCGTCCTATCAAACCCCGGAAGAAGTTCTTTGGCCTTTTTGGCCGCGACGACCGCCCGGTGCTGCGGCTAAAAAGTACCCACGAAGACCCCCATACAGAACTCAGCGAGCATGCCGAACTCGACGTCCACCGCGTTGATCCGGGGGATTATGTGCTGGAGGTTCGCATCACAGACGCCCGCACCGGCGCTACCATCAGCCGCACGCTCGCGCTCACCTTAACGGAATAG
- a CDS encoding rhomboid family intramembrane serine protease, translating into MFLETPWTTLLLLLNLLVSGYALLVDPSLMDRWAFRPLHILQGRQYYRMITAGFVHVGWAHLAFNLITLFFFGRPMEVLLGPVRFLLVYFGAELAGHGLSLWLHRNRPTYAAVGASGAISGLLFGYCLFFPFDRIYLFFFPVGIPAVLFAIGYVVLSIYAVRRGIEEGGIAHEAHLGGALGGLLLTLLLEPRALPIFLRQLGL; encoded by the coding sequence ATGTTTCTGGAAACTCCCTGGACTACGCTGCTGCTGTTGCTCAATCTGCTGGTCAGCGGGTATGCGCTGCTGGTCGATCCGTCTCTGATGGATCGGTGGGCATTTCGCCCGCTGCATATTTTGCAGGGTCGCCAGTATTATCGGATGATCACGGCCGGTTTTGTACATGTAGGGTGGGCTCACCTGGCGTTCAATCTGATTACGCTCTTTTTCTTCGGACGCCCCATGGAGGTGCTGCTGGGTCCGGTGCGATTTCTGCTCGTTTACTTTGGGGCCGAGCTGGCCGGGCATGGACTTTCACTATGGCTGCATCGCAATCGGCCTACGTATGCAGCAGTGGGCGCGTCAGGGGCCATCAGTGGACTCCTTTTCGGGTACTGCCTGTTTTTTCCCTTTGACCGCATATACCTTTTCTTTTTCCCGGTGGGTATTCCGGCCGTGCTGTTTGCTATTGGATATGTAGTGCTGTCCATTTATGCGGTGCGGCGTGGCATTGAAGAGGGAGGCATTGCCCACGAAGCGCACCTGGGAGGTGCCCTGGGAGGATTGCTCCTGACGCTTTTGCTGGAACCACGAGCCCTGCCAATTTTTCTGCGGCAACTTGGATTATAG
- the rho gene encoding transcription termination factor Rho, with amino-acid sequence MKISELQAKKISELRELARELGLTGYSTLRKQDLIYRILEAQAEAEAGGPNGTAHAASETAEETAAEEAKAELSEEPASEAPPAVASASEAEVETSEAEALPAREDRRGWRDRRSRRVRMEMRYADWEERRRRIYEGRPAYMATYDPSKTELEGMIIKSGVLEIMPDGYGFLRSHEYNYLPGPDDIYVSPSQIKRFSLRLGDTIEGLVRPPKEGERFFALIQVHKVNGRPPEEMEERQSFDYLTPLYPTEQIRLETTPNEYSTRILDLFSPIGKGQRGLIVAPPKTGKTILLQKIANAITTNHPEIYLIILLVDERPEEVTDMERNVKAEVISSTFDQDPERHVEVADIVLEKAKRLVEAKQDVVILLDSITRLARAHNAVTPSTGKTLSGGIEAGALRGPKRFFGAARNVEEGGSLTIIGTALIETGSRMDEVIFEEFKGTGNMELVLDRQLADRRIFPAIHLIKSGTRREELLIPEAKLHRIWLLRKILADMDPVEAMTFLLEKMRGTRSNDEFLVTMNS; translated from the coding sequence ATGAAGATCTCCGAACTTCAAGCCAAGAAGATCAGTGAACTGCGCGAACTGGCCCGCGAGTTGGGCCTTACCGGATACTCGACGCTCCGCAAGCAGGATCTGATTTATCGCATCCTGGAAGCTCAGGCAGAAGCCGAAGCCGGAGGTCCTAACGGAACCGCTCACGCTGCTTCCGAGACGGCCGAAGAAACGGCGGCCGAAGAAGCGAAGGCGGAGCTTTCGGAGGAGCCAGCGTCCGAGGCACCCCCGGCAGTGGCGTCCGCTTCCGAGGCCGAAGTTGAAACGTCGGAGGCAGAAGCGCTCCCGGCCCGAGAAGACCGGCGTGGCTGGCGCGATCGGCGTAGCCGGCGGGTGCGCATGGAAATGCGCTATGCCGACTGGGAAGAACGCCGGCGCCGCATCTATGAGGGGCGCCCGGCCTACATGGCCACCTACGATCCCAGCAAAACCGAGCTGGAGGGCATGATCATCAAAAGCGGAGTGCTGGAAATCATGCCCGACGGCTACGGTTTCCTGCGCTCGCACGAGTACAATTACCTGCCGGGGCCCGACGACATCTACGTGTCGCCTTCTCAGATTAAGCGCTTCAGCCTGCGTCTGGGCGACACGATCGAAGGGCTGGTGCGTCCTCCCAAGGAGGGCGAGCGGTTCTTCGCTCTTATCCAGGTGCACAAGGTCAACGGTCGGCCTCCAGAAGAAATGGAAGAGCGGCAAAGCTTTGACTATCTCACGCCGCTCTATCCCACCGAGCAGATCCGGCTGGAGACCACTCCCAATGAGTACAGCACCCGCATCCTGGATCTCTTTTCGCCGATTGGCAAGGGACAGCGCGGACTGATCGTCGCGCCGCCTAAAACCGGCAAAACGATTCTGTTGCAGAAAATCGCCAACGCAATTACGACGAACCATCCGGAAATCTACCTGATCATCCTGCTGGTGGACGAGCGCCCTGAGGAGGTCACCGACATGGAGCGCAACGTCAAGGCCGAGGTGATCTCCTCCACGTTCGACCAGGATCCTGAGCGGCATGTTGAAGTAGCCGATATTGTGCTGGAAAAGGCCAAACGGCTGGTCGAGGCCAAACAGGACGTGGTCATTCTGCTCGATTCGATCACGCGCCTGGCCCGCGCGCATAACGCGGTAACGCCCAGTACGGGTAAGACGCTCTCAGGAGGTATCGAAGCTGGGGCCCTGCGTGGTCCTAAGCGCTTTTTTGGCGCGGCCCGCAACGTCGAAGAGGGCGGATCGCTAACCATCATTGGCACCGCACTGATTGAGACCGGTAGCCGCATGGATGAGGTGATCTTTGAAGAGTTTAAAGGCACCGGAAACATGGAACTGGTGCTCGACCGCCAACTGGCCGACCGGCGCATCTTTCCGGCCATTCACCTGATCAAGTCGGGCACGCGCCGCGAAGAGCTGCTGATTCCCGAAGCCAAGCTGCACCGCATCTGGCTGCTGCGTAAGATTCTGGCCGATATGGACCCTGTGGAAGCTATGACCTTCCTGCTGGAGAAGATGCGGGGCACGCGCAGCAACGATGAGTTCCTGGTAACCATGAACTCCTGA
- a CDS encoding bifunctional folylpolyglutamate synthase/dihydrofolate synthase — MEALRYLLSLPRFADQGRTAYRPGLARMEALLAAMGCPHQAYPCVHIAGTNGKGSTASLLAAIAQAAGYRVGLHTSPHLWEVGERMRINGVPASAAWLERAVARYRPLFERVQPSFFEATVALSLLYFAEQQVDLAVVEVGLGGRLDATNIVHPRLAIITSIGLDHTDILGGTLAAIAREKAGIIKPGVPVLTAAQQPDALKVIRQTAARQQAPFHHLRDEVHLEAAVPAVSRMRLTVRTPVRRYVDLELGLSGPHQATNALLALRAAELTLPEVLDDPRPIWQGLRDVKRLSGLRGRFDVLQTHPLIVADVAHNPDGLAAVLKTVDQFHPPGTGRRYALWGALRDKDAPTMARQLVQAGFAVYVAAFENPRAWSAVELVALVQQAGGQVVGAGTVRDGWHLLQQRLDASDVLLITGSHQVVAALPPVLWLHAYASPAQIG; from the coding sequence ATGGAAGCATTGCGCTATTTACTTTCATTGCCCCGGTTTGCGGATCAGGGACGGACAGCGTACCGGCCCGGACTGGCCCGTATGGAGGCGTTGTTAGCGGCCATGGGATGCCCCCATCAGGCGTATCCGTGCGTGCACATTGCCGGCACCAATGGCAAGGGCTCGACGGCCTCCCTGTTAGCAGCTATTGCGCAGGCAGCCGGCTATCGCGTGGGACTGCACACCTCTCCCCATCTCTGGGAAGTAGGCGAGCGCATGCGGATTAACGGGGTGCCGGCTTCTGCGGCGTGGTTGGAGCGCGCGGTTGCCCGTTACCGTCCGCTTTTTGAGCGCGTGCAACCCAGCTTTTTTGAGGCTACGGTCGCGCTCAGCTTGCTGTACTTTGCCGAGCAGCAGGTTGACCTGGCCGTTGTGGAAGTGGGGTTAGGGGGGCGGCTTGATGCCACCAACATTGTGCACCCCCGTCTGGCCATCATCACGTCGATCGGGCTGGACCATACCGACATCCTGGGCGGCACGCTGGCTGCCATTGCCCGCGAAAAAGCCGGGATCATCAAGCCAGGTGTGCCCGTGCTGACAGCCGCACAGCAGCCAGACGCCCTGAAGGTTATCCGCCAGACGGCAGCTCGGCAGCAGGCTCCGTTTCACCATCTACGGGACGAAGTTCACCTGGAGGCAGCGGTTCCTGCTGTCTCTCGCATGCGGCTGACGGTTCGCACGCCGGTGCGGCGCTACGTTGATCTGGAGTTAGGCCTATCTGGCCCCCACCAGGCGACCAATGCGCTGCTGGCTCTTCGGGCAGCTGAACTGACGCTCCCGGAGGTATTAGACGATCCACGCCCGATCTGGCAGGGACTGCGCGACGTCAAACGCCTGAGCGGCTTGCGCGGCCGGTTTGATGTCTTGCAGACCCATCCGCTCATTGTAGCCGACGTGGCCCACAATCCAGACGGACTGGCGGCCGTACTGAAGACCGTTGACCAGTTCCATCCGCCTGGCACAGGGCGTCGCTATGCACTCTGGGGGGCGCTGCGCGACAAAGATGCGCCCACCATGGCCCGCCAGTTGGTTCAGGCCGGCTTTGCCGTGTACGTCGCCGCGTTTGAGAATCCGCGTGCCTGGTCGGCTGTCGAGCTGGTCGCCCTGGTACAGCAGGCTGGAGGACAGGTGGTGGGCGCCGGAACTGTCCGGGATGGCTGGCATTTATTGCAACAGCGCCTGGATGCTAGCGATGTGCTGTTAATCACAGGTTCGCATCAGGTGGTGGCCGCCCTTCCACCGGTTCTGTGGCTGCATGCATATGCCTCACCGGCGCAGATAGGTTAA
- the purQ gene encoding phosphoribosylformylglycinamidine synthase subunit PurQ, with protein sequence MAVRFGILVFPGSNCDHDAYHAAKHVAGQEARFIWHKETKLGDVDVVIVPGGFSYGDYLRPGAIARFSPIMQDVIRFAREGGPVIGICNGFQVLCESGLLPGVLLRNASLRFICKYVHVRVEQTDTPFTNALQPGQVLRIPIAHGEGNYYAPPEVLNRLEANGQVVFRYCEPDGRLTEAANPNGSARNIAGIVNEQRNVLGMMPHPERCVEALLGSEDGLGIFQSLIRHVAGVSV encoded by the coding sequence ATGGCCGTTCGATTCGGTATTCTGGTTTTTCCGGGGTCTAACTGCGATCATGACGCTTACCATGCTGCAAAGCATGTGGCCGGACAGGAAGCGCGCTTTATCTGGCACAAGGAGACGAAGCTGGGAGATGTGGACGTCGTGATTGTGCCCGGCGGCTTCTCCTATGGCGACTATTTGCGTCCGGGAGCCATTGCCCGGTTTTCGCCCATTATGCAGGACGTCATCCGGTTTGCTCGTGAGGGAGGGCCTGTGATCGGCATCTGTAACGGCTTTCAGGTGCTCTGTGAAAGTGGCCTGCTGCCAGGCGTGCTGTTGCGGAACGCCTCATTGCGGTTTATCTGCAAGTACGTGCACGTCCGCGTAGAGCAGACCGACACGCCTTTTACAAACGCGCTGCAGCCCGGACAAGTGCTGCGCATCCCCATTGCACATGGCGAAGGTAACTATTATGCCCCTCCGGAGGTGCTGAATCGCCTGGAGGCCAATGGGCAGGTGGTGTTTCGCTACTGCGAGCCCGATGGGCGGCTTACGGAGGCGGCCAATCCCAATGGATCGGCGCGCAACATCGCAGGCATTGTGAACGAGCAGCGGAATGTGCTTGGTATGATGCCCCATCCGGAGCGCTGCGTAGAAGCGCTGCTGGGCAGTGAGGATGGCCTGGGCATTTTTCAGTCGCTAATCCGGCACGTGGCCGGCGTTTCGGTCTGA
- a CDS encoding MgtC/SapB family protein, protein MDMGTPLTFEALALRLGTALAIGLMVGLQREFAHRQEQNSRAGLFAGARTFTLISLLGATSGLAADLLQAPFIVLLTLAGVGALLTVAHYIGAQRGDIGLTTEMAGLLTFLIGLLCYLNRLVLAAALGVGLTWLLALKPQTRLLAERISREDVYATLKFGLITVILLPLLPDRSYGPPPFDVLVPRQIWLMVVFISAISFLGYVLTQVLGARRGLGLTGLLGGLASSTALTLSMARRSHEWTRLAPTVAAAILLAWATMILRLILILAVLAPALLEPTALPLGGALLAGLAYSALLYRQQQSRPSQAETPLKNPFELKPALLFGLLYALILLLANAARLHLGASGLYVSSLLGGAADSDAVVLSVAQLSQTDMGLPLEVAARAVILAAIANTFVKAGLVWMLGAPALRRPILIGLLTYTLPALLLIGFI, encoded by the coding sequence ATGGATATGGGAACGCCCCTGACGTTTGAGGCGCTGGCGCTTCGGCTGGGAACGGCGCTGGCCATTGGATTGATGGTGGGACTGCAGCGTGAGTTTGCCCACCGCCAGGAGCAAAACTCCCGGGCCGGGTTGTTTGCCGGTGCCCGCACCTTTACGCTTATCAGTCTGCTGGGCGCCACCTCCGGGCTGGCAGCCGATCTATTACAGGCGCCGTTTATTGTGCTCCTTACGCTGGCAGGTGTAGGAGCGTTGCTGACGGTAGCCCACTACATTGGCGCGCAGCGCGGCGATATTGGCCTGACCACCGAAATGGCCGGTCTGCTAACCTTTCTGATTGGACTGCTCTGCTACCTGAATCGACTGGTGCTGGCGGCTGCACTGGGCGTAGGTCTGACCTGGTTGCTTGCCCTTAAGCCGCAAACGCGTTTGCTGGCCGAACGCATCTCGCGCGAGGATGTCTATGCCACGCTGAAGTTTGGCCTGATTACAGTAATTTTGCTACCCCTGCTGCCCGACCGGAGCTACGGTCCCCCGCCGTTTGACGTGCTCGTGCCGCGTCAGATCTGGCTCATGGTCGTGTTCATTTCGGCCATCAGCTTCCTGGGATACGTGCTGACGCAGGTGCTCGGAGCCCGCCGCGGCCTTGGCCTGACCGGCCTGCTGGGCGGCCTTGCCTCCAGCACAGCGCTGACGCTCAGCATGGCGCGCCGCAGCCATGAGTGGACCCGACTGGCGCCTACGGTAGCTGCTGCCATTCTCCTAGCCTGGGCTACCATGATACTGCGTCTGATCCTTATTCTAGCCGTGCTGGCCCCTGCGCTCCTTGAACCCACCGCTTTACCCTTAGGAGGTGCCCTGCTGGCAGGTCTGGCCTACAGCGCCCTTTTGTACCGCCAGCAGCAGTCGCGCCCTTCTCAGGCCGAAACGCCCCTGAAAAACCCCTTTGAACTGAAACCTGCTCTCCTGTTCGGCCTGCTCTATGCCCTTATCTTACTGCTAGCTAACGCGGCCCGCCTGCACCTGGGCGCTTCGGGCCTGTACGTGTCCAGCCTGCTTGGCGGCGCTGCCGACAGTGATGCCGTGGTACTCTCCGTAGCCCAGCTCAGCCAGACCGACATGGGGCTACCGCTCGAGGTGGCTGCCCGGGCCGTTATTCTAGCCGCCATTGCCAATACGTTCGTCAAAGCAGGTCTGGTCTGGATGCTTGGCGCGCCCGCGCTGCGCCGACCCATTCTGATCGGGCTGCTGACCTACACGTTGCCTGCCCTTCTCCTGATCGGGTTTATATAG